Proteins from one Anopheles nili chromosome 2, idAnoNiliSN_F5_01, whole genome shotgun sequence genomic window:
- the LOC128722440 gene encoding uncharacterized protein LOC128722440, protein MFVMLSVRTPTTVRERQTDSVQKAIDINQLIRNISNRRHRKPRTSPTRQQQQQPKPDEQSIHSQHGTATISSIIKRSKHDTKTRSNSCGGSYTRDLNNVNTSNNNCNSSSKAGCEAKTIETEPHSLRQQRSKTINIDRSCNSIRDRVTDKIDKTVQLIGTVTPASSVGVSKKANLATLTNRSPVTLCTISQPHGYQLPADIHQLSVELAKSENEPTRKVQSELVLAATIRPTIRSHTTEAATTTTTTTTTTPTSTVCSIAPPEQHQQQPNQTTAASNLNVNQQTDVNDRGKSKFLLPELNNFRKPPTVQVPVATILNDLSPVPAPVKVTNKITNSNPMSPMTPAGLQSNSPDVKAMRYYRLWIYTCNAVLLMAVIVFCGVAGKILLSDYKRLLVNGLSLTQPSFIYAYLALLVQSGFLQLIGCLGALRLSEKLLNAYWLLLLVLLIGDAMLGIFWMFKFDKVMHDLQPMLRYRLAHEYGNSPELTELWDRLQNEGRCCGVTGPQDFALNSNRTYPTSCCTSDITEQISIGRRPLASAIVFRGEDPSAAVAAATELAASTIKDTLLMSRNFSELSDSWSLITAPSNGGSSSGGTGSIDSTVPFQQVVESLSATSGISSSDSSSYSSSSSSSSSTFSESSSGSSSTGSVAPSAVTGGESEEFKTIVTCRAVYPQGCADRIVSWLRHTADILFVLGYCVIAFLKLCFLGILRYEIKEMIQKIKLLQTEMAGAILNGVECDQQQVQQFTLLQQVTSTSVNGGIHAEPKVGNRDRERTRVGSAESERESLLTQENTPKQLLKHKQLYTCINEQQQQQQQQQQQQHICGAGQSSLGPSGPSGGGPTGGPGGCESDTNSNCALLVEDSNALSLLSATTGAPKTINGNNNYELCEFDAKVPTYRLLNAPTVTKI, encoded by the exons ATGTTTGTGATGCTGTCAGTTCGCACACCAACCACCGTTCGTGAACGGCAAACCGACTCGGTCCAGAAGGCAATTGACATCAATCAACTCATACGCAATATCAGCAACCGAAGGCACCGAAAACCTCGGACTTCACCAACccggcaacaacagcagcagccaaaaCCGGACGAGCAATCgattcattcgcaacacgGAACGGcaaccatcagcagcatcatcaaacgaagcaaacacgATACAAAAACCCGGAGCAATAGTTGTGGAGGTAGCTACACGAGAGACTTGAACAACGTCAA caccagcaacaacaactgcAACTCAAGCAGCAAAGCAGGCTGCGAAgcgaaaacgatcgaaactgAGCCGCACAGCCTTCGGCAGCAGCGATCGAAAACCATCAACATCGATCGAAGCTGCAATAGCATCCGTGATCGGGTGACAGATAAGATCGATAAAACCGTGCAGCTAATTGGAACCGTTACACCAGCGAGCAGCGTTGGGGTCAGCAAGAAAGCGAATCTTGCAACACTGACGAATCGATCGCCAGTGACACTGTGTACCATCTCGCAGCCGCACGGGTACCAGCTGCCGGCTGACATCCACCAGCTGTCGGTTGAGCTCGCGAAGTCGGAAAACGAACCAACACGCAAGGTCCAGAGTGAACTTGTACTCGCCGCGACAATTCGACCCACGATCAGGTCGCACACGACAGAGgccgcgacgacgacgacgacaacaacaacgacgacacCGACATCGACTGTGTGCTCGATTGCCCCGCCcgagcaacaccagcagcagcccaACCAGACCACTGCCGCAAGCAATCTCAACGTCAACCAGCAGACCGACGTCAACGACAGGGGCAAATCTAAGTTTTTGCTACCGGAACTGAACAATTTTCGGAAACCACCAACTGTACAG GTACCTGTGGCAACTATACTAAACGACCTTAGCCCAGTGCCTGCGCCAGTTAAAGTTACCAATAAAATCACCAACTCGAACCCTATGAGTCCTATGACCCCCGCCGGGCTACAGAGTAACTCGCCGGACGTTAAGGCCATGCG GTACTACAGATTGTGGATATACACATGCAACGCTGTGCTCTTGATGGCAGTCATCGTATTCTGTGGCGTTGCTGGTAAGATCCTTCTCTCCGACTACAAGCGCCTGCTGGTGAACGGATTAAGTCTGACGCAGCCCAGTTTCATTTATGCTTACTTAGCTCTGCTGGTGCAATCAG GTTTCCTACAACTGATAGGGTGTCTCGGTGCCTTAAGACTGTCGGAGAAATTGTTAAACGCTTACTGGTTACTTTTACTCGTATTGTTGATAGGAGACGCCATGTTGGGCATATTTTGGATGTTCAAGTTCGACAAGGTCATGCACGATCTGCAGCCAATGCTAAG ATACCGCCTAGCGCATGAATATGGAAATTCGCCCGAACTGACGGAGCTCTGGGACCGGCTGCAGAACGAGGGCCGATGCTGTGGCGTCACCGGACCGCAA GACTTTGCACTCAACTCCAACCGCACCTACCCAACGTCCTGCTGCACGTCAGACATAACGGAGCAGATCAGCATAGGTCGACGTCCGCTCGCCTCCGCCATCGTGTTCCGGGGTGAGGATCCATCGGCGGCCGTCGCCGCTGCCACCGAGCTTGCCGCGAGCACGATCAAGGACACGCTGCTGATGAGCCGAAACTTCAGCGAGCTCAGCGACTCCTGGAGCCTAATAACGGCCCCCAGCAACGGGGGCAGCAGTTCGGGCGGTACCGGTAGCATCGACAGCACGGTACCGTTCCAGCAGGTCGTCGAAAGCCTAAGTGCCACCAGTGGTATTAGCAGTAGTGATAGCAGcagctacagcagcagcagcagcagcagcagcagtaccttCAGCGAAAGCAGCTCCGGAAGCTCGTCCACGGGTTCGGTCGCTCCCAGCGCCGTCACCGGTGGCGAATCGGAGGAATTCAAAACGATCGTCACGTGCAGGGCGGTGTATCCGCAG GGCTGCGCGGACCGGATCGTATCCTGGCTACGCCACACGGCAGACATACTGTTCGTGCTTGGTTATTGCGTGATAGCGTTCCTGAAGCTGTGCTTTCTAGGCATTCTGCGCTACGAGATCAAGGAGATGATCCAGAAGATCAAGCTGCTGCAAACGGAAATGGCCGGCGCGATACTGAACGGTGTCGAATGCGACCAGCAGCAGGTTCAACAG TTTACCTTGTTGCAGCAAGTAACGAGCACGTCGGTCAACGGGGGCATCCACGCGGAACCGAAGGTGGGCAACCGGGATCGCGAGCGAACGCGCGTTGGATCGGCCGAAAGCGAGCGGGAGTCACTGCTGACGCAAGAAAACACCCCCAAACAGCTGCTCAAGCACAAGCAGCTCTACACGTGCATCaacgagcaacagcagcaacagcagcaacagcagcaacagcagcacatcTGCGGTGCTGGCCAGTCCAGCCTGGGACCGAGTGGACCGAGTGGTGGTGGGCCTACGGGTGGCCCCGGTGGCTGTGAGTCGGACACAAACTCCAACTGCGCTCTGCTGGTGGAGGACAGCAACGCCCTGTCGCTGCTGTCTGCGACGACCGGCGCGCCCAAGACAATAAACGGTAATAACAACTATGAGCTGTGCGAGTTCGACGCCAAGGTGCCCACGTACAG